A single Triticum dicoccoides isolate Atlit2015 ecotype Zavitan chromosome 2A, WEW_v2.0, whole genome shotgun sequence DNA region contains:
- the LOC119358895 gene encoding zinc finger protein 36-like, translating to MMKMTHDDYVHLCLMALASVATGGGQAEAAKGQWLQTLPATTAAACELRFRCSVCGKAFPSHQALGGHKASHRKRAALVLPLQSVSPAEETVASSTSSGVGGHRCSVCHRSFATGQALGGHKRCHYWDGLSVSLTASASGSGSSARDFDLNLTPVTEKAAAGMRRWGEEEEVQSPLPFKKRRLSSPSLELNLILLD from the coding sequence ATGATGAAGATGACGCACGACGACTACGTCCACCTCTGCCTCATGGCGCTCGCCTCCGTGGCGACCGGCGGCGGCCAAGCGGAAGCAGCGAAGGGGCAATGGTTACAGACTCTACCGGCGACAACAGCAGCGGCCTGCGAGCTCCGGTTCCGGTGCTCCGTCTGCGGCAAGGCGTTCCCGTCCCACCAGGCGCTCGGCGGGCACAAGGCCAGCCACAGGAAACGGGCGGCGCTCGTGCTGCCGCTACAAAGCGTGTCGCCGGCGGAGGAGACGGTGGCATCGTCGACGTCATCTGGCGTCGGCGGGCACAGGTGCTCCGTGTGCCACCGGAGCTTTGCGACGGGGCAGGCGCTCGGCGGGCACAAGCGGTGCCACTACTGGGACGGGCTGTCGGTGTCGCTGACGGCGTCGGCGTCGGGTTCCGGGTCATCCGCGAGGGATTTCGACCTCAACCTGACGCCGGTGACGGAGAAGGCCGCCGCCGGCATGCGAAGGtggggagaggaggaagaggtgcAGAGCCCCTTGCCGTTCAAGAAGCGGCGGCTGTCAAGTCCTTCCTTGGAGCTTAATTTAATACTCCTTGATTAA
- the LOC119353158 gene encoding disease resistance protein RGA5-like: MVEQEIETHKMNSASERGFFSLVDEPMVTGSIDSVLAKLNSTRLKKNHPKMMEVLCQGVVNLKKGFDKLGGGRVMDRHALLWTKFATDLVFDIEEWIDEPKATYFSEREMTALFKSRIRNVLEQFTWCDLLSPTEDRFKIIDDLHKDLESLKKELPYKFGPPVSLEQSVWMDQTCELVSEVETLVHDEKPGKDMDELQEKLIQDYKAKIRETREVLKHSSDKLSTASVDCPLIYEEKTRDLIALKEPSSKLLMHLAATQARLKLVSIVGMEGIGKTTLAKEVYAKLQCKFECRAFVTLGRKPSLVATRLDILHQVKPQGTIPLNGTEAPEMNQVVTELREHLVTKRYFILIDDIWSISAWDVLNSFLPENDLGSRVLITTCISDVAKCCSTRPIDFIHQMEPLSKEESKTLFHEEAKRPAENELLKMCGGMPLAILIAAGRKSAGLAEPEIRERRILSTSDQCSASDGMRMLLRMSYDELPAPLKSCLVYLSVFPEYYTIKKDRLIRLWIAERFFLGRREENLWRTGESYFNELICRRLIQPVFGYEDGQAVGCVVHGVILDFIKTLSREDNFATTSADMRSGLTPCYPIRRFSFGCCIKEDEAGKLLPGTLHLSSMRTLQVCGRVGWTTLLTYPKVRKGKPALRTFKFLRVLDVEDNGILRSHHLKGIGGLILLRYLGLRGAAIHELPGEIGKLEHLETLDVRRTNLRNLPASIAGLERMVCLLIEDTVKMLGDILMMQGLQEVSTIRVDNVKSLHKVVELLVRSGRLSVLGLSFDGLDPSVHSARAIVDFLKVVGHSNLRSLSLHCLGGDLVGQLNLCPPYQLQRFELTISGAILGSTAFCMATCVTHLNIEISQLGEQGLSIIASAPHLILLKLVSSGPAAAMTDTHSSSRRQRRRVIICSGAFPCLKVFWFTCKAGGNELQFDRGAMPRLRGLRLHFNALETLSLYGDFEFGIEHLSSLTRIHAAIGCEDATAPEVELAETAITEQVCRISSANTPTIEFSREKPGMFEGEKKSVGPLTETVTTITKKRRLSRWLITQYEMMQRALCSCSCAGRRSVK; the protein is encoded by the exons ATGGTAGAGCAAGAGATTGAAACACACAAGATGAATTCAGCGAGCGAGAGAGGATTTTTCAGTTTGGTGGACGAGCCTATGGTGACAGGATCGATCGACTCCGTGCTCGCCAAGCTCAACTCCACCAGACTGAAGAAGAATCATCCCAAGATGATGGAAGTGTTATGTCAAGGCGTGGTGAACCTAAAGAAGGGTTTCGACAAGCTCGGCGGGGGGCGGGTGATGGATCGGCATGCCCTATTGTGGACGAAGTTTGCCACGGACCTGGTCTTTGACATCGAAGAGTGGATCGACGAGCCAAAGGCCACATATTTCTCGGAGAGAGAGATGACTGCTTTGTTCAAGTCCCGGATCCGCAATGTGCTTGAGCAGTTCACGTGGTGCGACCTTCTCAGTCCAACTGAAGATCGCTTCAAGATCATCGATGATTTACATAAAGATCTGGAGAGCCTTAAAAAGGAACTCCCCTATAAGTTTGGGCCACCGGTGAGTCTTGAGCAGTCAGTTTGGATGGATCAAACATGTGAGCTGGTCAGCGAGGTGGAAACTTTGGTCCATGATGAGAAGCCCGGAAAGGACATGGATGAATTGCAGGAGAAACTAATCCAGGACTACAAAGCCAAGATACGGGAAACACGTGAGGTCTTGAAACATTCTAGTGATAAGCTCAGTACAGCCTCCGTTGATTGTCCCCTGATTTATGAGGAGAAAACTCGTGACCTCATTGCTCTGAAAGAACCAAGTAGTAAGCTTCTCATGCATCTGGCCGCCACACAGGCGAGGCTAAAGTTGGTATCTATTGTCGGAATGGAAGGCATTGGCAAGACTACTCTTGCAAAGGAGGTATATGCAAAGCTTCAATGCAAGTTCGAGTGCCGAGCTTTCGTCACTCTTGGCCGAAAACCGTCTCTAGTGGCCACTCGGCTGGATATACTTCACCAAGTAAAGCCCCAGGGTACTATTCCTCTGAATGGTACAGAAGCTCCTGAAATGAATCAAGTCGTAACTGAGCTCAGGGAACACCTCGTCACGAAGAG GTATTTCATCTTAATTGATGACATTTGGAGCATCTCGGCATGGGATGTTCTTAATTCTTTTTTGCCTGAGAATGATCTTGGAAGTAGAGTATTGATCACAACTTGCATCAGCGACGTAGCCAAATGTTGTTCTACACGCCCAATTGATTTCATCCACCAGATGGAGCCTCTTAGCAAGGAAGAATCCAAGACTTTATTTcacgaggaggcaaaaaggcccgCTGAAAATGAGTTGTTGAAAATGTGTGGGGGCATGCCATTGGCAATACTTATTGCAGCCGGCAGGAAATCTGCAGGACTAGCTGAGCCAGAGATTCGTGAGAGACGTATCCTTTCAACATCAGACCAATGTTCCGCATCAGATGGGATGAGAATGTTATTGCGCATGAGTTATGATGAGCTACCTGCCCCTTTGAAGTCTTGTCTTGTATACCTCAGTGTTTTTCCAGAATATTATACCATCAAGAAAGACCGTTTGATACGGCTATGGATTGCTGAGAGATTTTTCTTAGGAAGGCGTGAAGAAAACTTGTGGAGAACAGGAGAAAGCTATTTCAATGAGCTCATCTGTAGGCGGCTGATTCAGCCAGTGTTTGGCTACGAAGATGGCCAGGCTGTAGGATGTGTGGTACATGGTGTGATCCTTGACTTCATCAAAACTTTGTCTAGGGAAGACAACTTTGCGACAACGAGTGCAGATATGAGGTCCGGACTAACTCCATGCTATCCGATTCGACGGTTCTCATTCGGTTGCTGCATCAAGGAAGATGAAGCCGGCAAGCTGCTCCCAGGAACCCTGCACCTATCTAGCATGCGAACCCTCCAAGTTTGCGGGCGTGTTGGATGGACAACCCTCCTCACATATCCTAAGGTTAGAAAAGGGAAGCCTGCTCTTCGAACCTTCAAATTTCTACGAGTACTCGATGTGGAAGATAATGGTATTTTGAGAAGCCACCATCTGAAAGGCATTGGAGGGCTGATTCTGCTAAGGTACTTGGGACTTAGAGGGGCTGCTATCCATGAATTACCAGGCGAAATTGGAAAGCTGGAGCACCTGGAGACGCTGGATGTCAGGCGCACTAACCTGAGAAATCTGCCTGCATCTATAGCTGGATTGGAAAGGATGGTATGCCTACTGATTGAAGATACCGTGAAGATGCTGGGCGATATCCTTATGATGCAAGGACTACAAGAAGTATCAACGATCCGTGTCGACAACGTCAAGTCACTCCATAAGGTCGTAGAGCTGCTGGTTCGGTCGGGGAGGCTGAGTGTCCTTGGCTTGAGCTTTGATGGATTAGACCCATCTGTGCACAGTGCACGTGCCATAGTTGATTTCCTCAAGGTGGTTGGACACTCTAACCTTCGGTCCCTATCTCTGCATTGTCTTGGTGGTGACTTGGTTGGCCAACTGAACTTGTGTCCCCCGTACCAGTTGCAAAGATTTGAACTGACTATATCTGGTGCAATCCTGGGAAGTACTGCATTTTGTATGGCCACCTGTGTCACCCACTTGAATATTGAAATTAGTCAATTGGGAGAGCAAGGTCTGAGTATCATCGCGTCCGCGCCCCATCTTATCCTTCTCAAGTTAGTATCTTCAGGACCTGCTGCTGCCATGACGGACACGCACTCATCTTCCAGAAGACAAAGAAGAAGGGTGATAATTTGCAGTGGCGCCTTTCCGTGTCTTAAGGTGTTCTGGTTCACATGCAAGGCTGGTGGGAATGAGCTGCAGTTTGATCGAGGAGCCATGCCACGGCTGCGGGGTCTTAGGCTCCACTTCAACGCTCTAGAGACGCTGTCTCTTTATGGAGATTTTGAATTTGGCATTGAGCATCTCTCTAGCCTCACCAGAATCCATGCCGCTATTGGATGTGAAGATGCTACGGCTCCGGAGGTGGAGCTTGCAGAGACTGCCATCACAGAGCAAGTCTGTCGGATCTCCTCCGCCAACACACCAACAATAGAGTTCAGCAGAGAGAAGCCCGGGATGTTTGAGGGGGAAAAGAAGAGTGTAGGTCCCCTTACAGAGACGGTGACAACGATCACCAAGAAAAGGAGGTTGAGCAGATGGTTGATTACCCAGTACGAAATGATGCAGCGCGCCTTGTGCTCTTGCAGTTGCGCGGGTAGACGCAGTGTGAAATGA
- the LOC119357567 gene encoding protein SCAR2-like, whose protein sequence is HGAVHKHEACAARRYGGTSSCSRGPPVRCSVTSPDARGCGVSSCRCTAWRSGRRAPRSCRRPGCGCRHGRQLGDLAQLAAEVFDDLHDQATRACGLTLGARRLQAELPLIEERLRRRRFRQACVLHRPEALCGIAGHGVDQPVTLVGGTRPCSIEKFIQRCHGPPQLSMLDKYDAGGEGACLKRYTDPSFRAHSAQHQRILHETKPDIQSSDIHSKPPAEEARHKKYSK, encoded by the exons CATGGCGCGGTGCACAAGCATGAAGCATGCGCAGCACGAAGGTACGGTGGTACCTCCTCCTGCTCTCGGGGACCGCCCGTGCGGTGCTCTGTCACCTCACCGGACGCTCGTGGGTGCGGGGTGTCATCGTGTCGTTGCACTGCCTGGAGGTCAGGGCGACGAGCTCCCCGAAGCTGTCGTCGTCCAGGATGCGGGTGCCGCCATGGCCGCCAGCTCGGGGACCTCGCACA GCTCGCCGCGGAGGTGTTCGACGACCTGCATGACCAGGCCACACGGGCGTGCGGCCTCACGCTGGGGGCGCGGCGGCTCCAGGCGGAGCTGCCGCTCATCGAGGAGCGGCTCCGCCGTCGTCGATTCCGACAGGCTTGTGTACTTCATCGGCCAGAAGCTCTGTGTGGCATCGCAGGCCACGGTGTCGATCAGCCGGTGACTCTGGTGGGAGGAACAAGGCCGTGCTCCATCGAAAAGTTCATCCAGCGATGCCACGGGCCTCCGCAGCTGTCCATGCTGGACAA GTATGATGCTGGTGGCGAGGGAGCGTGCTTGAAGAGATACACCGACCCCTCCTTCAGAGCCCACTCTGCACAGCATCAGCGTATCTTGCATGAAACCAAACCAGACATTCAGAGTTCAGACATCCATTCCAAACCTCCTGCCGAGGAAGCCCGCCATAAAAAATACTCCAAGTAA